AAACGTGTACGTTGCCGAAACGTACACGTTTGCTTTATCCGATCGCTATATCTTTCTTGTCCCCGTTGCATCTACAAGACCCAACAGTTCTCTTCTGAGTAATTTATTGGACGCATTTCTCGGCAATTGTACAACGCTGTAAAAGCATTTTGGAATCTTATAGCTGGCCAATTTTCCAAAACAGAAGGTTTTTAGCTCCTTTTCGTCAATGATTTGCCCAGGACGTATTTTTACAAAAGCTGCCGGAATTTTTCCCCAAACCGGATCCTCCATCCCGGTGACACCCGCTTCGAGAATCGCCGGATGTGACAGCAGAACGGCTTCCAATTCTGCCGGATAGATATTTTCCCCACCGGAAACAATCAAGTCGCTGCGCCGATCCAATACGTACAAAAATCCGTCTTCATCCAGGTAACCGATATCGCCTGTATGCAGCCATCCCTGTGTAAATACATGTGCCGTAGCATCGGCGCGATTCCAATAGCCCTTTGTCACATTCGGTCCTTTGACGAGAATTTCTCCGGCCTGCATCGGCTTTTGCACTTCACCGTCCTGAACAATCTGCAATTGCGCTTGAAATAAAGGCTTGCCGGCAGAACCGAGTTTTTGCAGCATATATTCCGGCGACAATGTCACGATTTGCGAAGCTGTTTCTGTCATTCCATATGTTTGATAGATCGGAATATCAAATGCCTTGCATGCTTCAAGGATCGGCAAAGGCGCAGGGCCTCCCCCGAGCAGCATGCATCGAAACGTTTCCGGATATCTCCGGTGGGAATCTTCCAGCTCATCGACCATTTGTTTCAACATCGCCGAGACTACAGATACAATCGTAACATGCTGCCGGATGATCGCATCATTGACCTGTTTCGGATCGAATGATTCAAGAACGACCATTGCGATTCCATACATGACACTCCGCATCAGAATCGACAAACCGCTGACATGAAACATCGGCACACACGCCAGCCAGCGGTCATCCAGGTGCAATCCAAGATTCAGCGCCGAGCCGATTGCACTCCACCAATGATTTCCATAGCATAACTGTACTCCTTTGGGATAACCTGTTGTTCCGGATGTATAGATAATCGTATGTGTCTGATCCAGATCAAACTCCATCTGAAGTTCCTCTGTAGCAGTCTCCGGATGCTCCATCATTTCCGATACGGTACGCCATGCCAAATGCGGCAGCCGATGGTTCTGTCTGATTTCCTGCACTTTTTCCAGAAATGACAAATCATATAGGACATGTGCAACATTGGCGTCTTCGATTTGCCACGCCAATTCATGTGCACTTAAACGGGTATTCAGCAAAACCATAACTGCTCCGATATATTCCAGACCATGAATCAGCTCTATGATTTCCAACCCGTTTGGAAACAACAATGCGACATGATCGCCTTTATGAACACCCATCCGAATCAGTCGCCGGGCAACCGACTGTGCCCGCTTGTCCAATTCGGCAAATGTCACAATGTTGTCATGCAGGATGACTGCTGGCCGCTCAGGAGTCAAATCTGCCCGTTTGCGCAGCCAATTCGGTACGATTGTGTGTGTCATGATTCATGCCATCCTTTCCATGCAATCTGCATCCAAAAGCTAACCGCCGCCAGATCCGAGTTTCCCATTGCAAAATCACATATGCCAATCAACAAGTATGCAAATCAACAAGCCCGTTCCACTCATATGATGAAACATATGGTGAATACGGGCATTTTGCATTTGACACATTTCAGGACTGCTGATTCGAAACTCGTTAAGGCTATCCGTTTCAGAAAGCCCCTTTCGCATCCTGTTCTTTTTATGGAAAACGAGGGAATTGCTTGAAGTCCGGCTTCCGCTTCTCCTTGAATGCGTCACGGCCTTCTTTGGCTTCATCTGTCGTATAGTACAACAGTGTGGCGTCGCCTCCGAATTGCTGCAATCCAGCCAAACCATCCGTGTCGGCATTGAATGACGCTTTGAGAAAACGAATCGCCGTTGGAGATTTTTCCAATATTTCTTCACACCATTTGACCGTTTCTTCTTCTAATTTTTCCAACGGTACAACCGTATTCACAAGACCCATGTCGAGCGCTTCCTGGGCATTGTATTGACGACATAAATACCAGATCTCCCGGGCTTTTTTATGACCGACAATCCGTGCCAGGTAGCCGGCGCCATAGCCTGCATCGAAGCTGCCGACCTTGGGTCCCGTTTGACCGAAAATCGCATTATCCGCAGCGATTGTAAGATCACAAACGACATGCAGCACATGTCCGCCGCCAATCGCATACCCGGCCACCATCGCGATTACAGGTTTTGGCGTCACGCGAATCAACCGCTGCAAATCCAGAACATTTAAACGCGGAATTTGATCGTCACCCACATATCCGCCATGGCCGCGAACCTTTTGGTCGCCGCCGGAACAAAATGCTTCTGTTCCCGCGCCTGTCAAAATAATGACGCCGATATCGGAATCATCTCTGGCGTATGCGAATGCATCGATCATTTCCACAACCGTCTTCGGTCGAAACGCATTGCGCACTTGCGGCCGATTAATCGTAATTTTCGCGATCCCGTTATATGTTTCATAGAGTATGTCTTCATATGTACGTTCCGCTTTCCATTCCACTGCCACGTTTCGTTCCCCCTTTATTAAGAAATTCCATTACTATTGTACCAAATATTTTCGATTGTTCCACATGTACGGCATGACCGCATTCCGGTACTGTGATGTGTCTCGCATCCTTCAACCTGCTTCTCACTTCCGTTGCAATTCCCGTAAACTTCGTATCCAACTCACCTGTGGCAAGCAAGACCGGCACTTCAAGATGAGCTAGATGTTCCCACCAGGAAGGCTGCGCTCCTGTGCCCATCCCCCGCAAGCTGTTGGCCAATCCAATCGGATCATTTTGCAAACGCTGTGCGCGGATAGTCAATCTTACTTCCTCCGGCAACGATTGCTGACTTGAAAATAACGGGTTTTTTTCCCATTCTTGAACAAAAGCAGGCACACCGATCCTTTCGATGCGATCTGCCAGCAGATCATCCCGCCGTTTGCGCTCTTGCCGTTCTATGTCATTGTCCAATCCCGGCGAACTGCTTTCTAAAATCAAGGATTCCAGCAAGTTTGGATATGCGACTGCGAACGACAATGCCAATCGTCCGCCCATGGAATATCCCAATACGTGAGCTTTCTCGATCTGCAGTACGGCAAATAATCCGCGCAAATCTTCCACTGCCCGTTTCATGGAATAGCGCGTCCAATCCGCAGGTTTATCCGATTGCCCATGGCCAATGATATCTACCAGTACGACATGACAGGACGTTTGCCATGCTTCCACAAACGGCCGCCAATTTTCCATACTGCCGGTAAATCCATGCAACACAAGCAAAACAGGTCCATTGCCGTAGCGTTCGACATGCAGGGAAATGCCGTTGACTGTACAGATCAAGGCAAAGGCACCTCATTTCGCAATGACTGCAACGCTTGACTGGCGTTTTGCCAGACATTCCGATGCTGTGCCACATTTTCCCCGCGATCCGTTTTTATTTCAATCACGCGCAAGCCGGTTCCGGATAAGGACAAGGCCAATTCGCTGCGATACTGTTCGAAGGATTGCACCGATACGAACTGTCCTCCATACATTTCCACCACATGACGATAGTTTAATCCGATCGGTGTGCCGAACAATGTTTCAAAATGGGCAGGCGACTGGGCTTGCGGCAAAAACGAAAAGATGCCGCCGCCGTCATTATTGACGAGTACAATCGTCGCGTTCAACTGATGCAATTTGGCTGCCAAGAGCCCGTTCAAATCATGAAAAAACGACAGATCGCCGATCGCCAAGACGAGCGGTTGGCCGCATGTACTGGCACCCAGCGCACTTGATACGACGCCATCGATTCCATTCGCCCCGCGATTGGCCAGCACCCGGATTTCCCGATCTTGAAATAAGCCAAACGTATCCAGATCGCGAATCGGCATGCTGTTTCCCACATACAAAATCCCATGTTCGGGAAGCTGGCGAGTCAACTCGGACAATATCTTGCCCTCATGCCAATGTTCAAGCTTCAACTCATCAATCAGGACTTGTCGTGTGATTGCATGTACGCGGAAGATCTGATCGGACCAATGGGATACACCGACTGAACGGCTTCGCAATGTTTTGCAACGCATGGAGATTTCATTGCAAAAATGCTCCGGATCTGTATAGATCATATCACTGGCAAGCAAAGTGGGTTCAAGCCATCCTTCATCCTCTTGCACAATCATTTGGCGGCAATTGGGAAACCGTTTCAGATATTGAAGAAACGCTTTTGAAACAGGCATTGCGCCAAATCGAAGCACGATTTCAGGTTCGAATTGGCGTACGGTTTCTACATCTCGCAAAAACGTATCATATGTATCGATCACCCAATCGGATGCATGTTTCCCAAACCGGACTTGTGATAAAGGATCTGCAAAAATAGGAAATTGCAGAGTTTCTGCCAGCCGCGTGACAGCTTCGGCAAATCCCGGTTGATCGAGAGGGCCGCAGACGATGACGCCGCGCTCCGTTGCTGCCAAGTCACCAGCCAAACGGTCCAGTTGTTCCGATGGGAGACTTCGTTTTCCATGCAAGGCTCGTGCGTAAGAAGTATGTGGCTCCATGCTTCGCTTGCCGCTTTCCCAAATCGTATCACTAGAAAAATCGGGCACCAATGGCTCACGAAAAGGAAAATTCAGGTGGACAGGTCCTTGCGGGCCGCTTTTTGCCACTGCTGCTGCTCGCGCTGCCGCCGTTCGCACATAGTGCAGCATCTCCGGCGTTCTTTCCGGAAGTGCCATCTCCACAAACCATTTGACATAGGATCCATACAGTTCGATTTGTTGGATCGCTTGCGGCGCACCAACGTCCCGCAATTCATGGGGACGGTCGGCTGTGCAAACGATTAGCGGAGTCCTGCCCTGATAGGCCTCTACAACTGCCGGATAATAATTGGCAGCCGCCGTTCCCGACGAACATACCAAAACGACAGCCGTCCGCTTTGCTTTTGCCATTCCCAAGGCAAAAAAACCTGCCGATCGTTCATCGACATGCATCCATATCCGCATGTTCGAATGTTCGGCCATTGCCATTGAGAGCGGGGTAGAACGGGAACCTGGACTGATCACCGCATTCGTTACACCTGACTGTACCAATTCGTCCACAAATGCTGCCACATATGCGCTTACTGCTTCATTTCCAGTCATTCCAACTTCCTCCAAGGGCTGAAATCATCGGCTTGAATTTTAATTCCGTTTCTTTATATTCACTTTCGGGATCGGATTCACCGACAATACCGCAGCCTGCAAATAAGGATGCTTCGTCTTTCTGCAACAGACCTGATCGAATGGCAACTGCAAATTCCCCATTGCCCTGACTGTCCAGCCAGCCGACCGGGGCTCCGTAAAACCCTCTTTCAAATGGTTCGAGTTCGCGGATTTTGGCTAATGCCGACTCTTTCGGAAATCCACCAAGAGCAGGAGTCGGATGCAGCCGTTCGACGATTGATAAAATGGAACTATCAGGTTTCACAATTCCAACAACCGGCGTGTACAAATGCTGAATATCTCGTACCCGATATAACATCGGATGCTCCGGTACTTTTACATCTTCACACATGTCTTCCAATGCAGATCGAATCATCGCCACAACCAGGTGATGCTCATGACGGTTTTTCGGATCGGACAATAGCTGTTCACCCAATTGCCGGTCTTCTTCCAAGGTCTTGCCCCTTGCAATGGATCCCGCAAGACAAGCGGACAAACAGACATTTCCCTGTTTCTTGATTAAACGTTCCGGTGTTGCACCAAGAAAACAATCCTGATCGCTTTCAATCGCAAACCGATAACTTAACGGCTGCTCCTCCTGCAGTCGATGCAAAACATTCTCAATAGAGATGTATTGTGCTGCATGCACTCGCAATTCTCTTGCCAAGACGACTTTCTCCAACTGTTGCGCGCGAATCTCTGCAGCAAGCTGCTCAACCGCCTGCATCCACGATTCTCGATCCGCTTCCTGAACATGATAAAATTGGGCATCCACATCCGTTTCAAACGCGCGCAATTGCACGATTTGCTGCTGCATTTGGTGAATGGACTCAACTGCTTCTGTTATATCATCAGACGCATGAACATACGCATTCGTCGTCAGCCAAGCTTGTCCGTCTTTTGCCAGCGTTACTAAAAATTTGGGTACAACCAGATAGGAATGAGCATAATTCTTCCAGAGCGATGATTGTTTGCGCGCAGGATCAAATGTGAATCCTCCCAGTAAAACAGGCCCGACAGCCGGAGCCGGCAGATCAGGTGTTACGATGCAGTTCGCTACTACTGCATTCCATTTTCGCTCAGCGTCTTGAAATCGCCGATTTGAATATGACTTTAATGTATACGCGGAACCTATGCCTACAAGAACCATTTCTTGCTCAGGATCCGCCCAAAAAGTACGTGTACCTTTAAAATACTGTTTGCCGAAAAGAAAAAACGCCAATGGATCGATCGGTTCGATCTTTGTGATTTTACTCACAAGAATCGGCTTTGACAATTGCTTTGCGCGTTCTTTTCCTTGTAAAAATACCTGGTATAGCTCTTCTCTCATCTCAATCGTAACCACGTACTCCGCCCCCAGTTACATTCCATGCAAAACAGACCGACGGGCATCGATCTCGCTTACTTTAAGATATACCTGCTGCTCTGTGAAGTCAATCGAGAGCGAAAGGGGGAACCAAAAAAGTATTGACAGCCTACATTCCAAACCATAAACTCTAATATGTGAATTTGTGTACAAAATTTTATAAGTGTGAGTGTTCAAAAAGTGGTCAAGTAAGACACGTGGAGTTTTGACTACTTTTTGTACGAAAATAACATTTTCATGTGATGCGGTGGCTGAAAGGCCACATAAGTTTTGAACATCCTCAATAAAAGGAGCGTTGTCGATGGGAAAAGGTATAGAACCCAACCAGCCGTATTTAACAAACCCCATTCGTCCATCCGGCGAATGGAAAGTTTGGTGGAGATTATTGCGTCCGCATACACTTACCGCATCCTTTGTTCCGGTCGGAGTAGGAACCGCTCTTGCATTGCAAAATGGCCATTTTCACCTGGTTTTATTTCTCGCGATGATGATTGCAAGTATTTTAATACAAGCTGCAACCAATATGTTTAACGAATACTTTGACTATGTTCGCGGACTTGACACAGCCGAGTCGATCGGGATTGGCGGCGCCATTGTTCGCGAGGGTATCAAGGCAAAAACGGTCATGACGCTTGCCCTTGCATTCTACACTATTTCCATATTGATCGGCGTTTATATCTGTTACCACAGCAGTTGGTGGATCGCAGCAATCGGACTGATCTGTATGGCAGTCGGATATTTTTATACAGGCGGGCCATACCCGATCGCATATACACCATTTGGTGAATTGTTTGCAGGATTCTTTATGGGTTGTATTATTATTCTCATTTCTTATTATATTCAAACGGGTACAGTTACAGTCGAGAGTATTCTCGTATCCATGCCTGCCCTGATCTTGGTTGGCGCCATCCTCATGGCGAATAATATCCGGGATTTGGACGGCGACAAAGAATTCGGGCGTCAAACATTAGCAATTCTTTTAGGCCGTGAAAAAGCCATTCGATTTTTGGCCGGCATGTTTGTCATCTCCTATATATGGATGTTTGTTTTGGTAGTGATGCATATTGTATCGCCATGGCTGATGCTGGTATTCGCAAGTGTTCCAAAGGCGATACAGGCAACCCGCGGATTCCGGGGAAAAACAGCCCCCATTCAAATGTTGCCTGCTATGAAAGCTACCGCCCAAACCAATACGCAATACGGATTTTTCTTGGCATTGGGACTTTTGCTTACACACTGGATCTAACATACTTGAACGTTGGATCGAACGGAAGAACGGAAAAACAGAAGATCGAATGGAAGACCGAACGGATTGGAGTTCCTGCTACCGAGAGGTTTACGCGATTCGTCTCTGCCGTTATATGCTTTTGGAGCGTATAACGATGCGCTGCCAAGCGCACATAAAAGCAGCAAGGTTGAAGCCTTGCTGCTTTTGCTTGTTTGTTCTTTTTTCCCTTCGATTCCTGTTTGGCGGAAATCGCGTGCAAGCCCGGCTCCTATCGGGCGGTGACTGCCGGAATGCTCGGCAAATACTTGGCGTTGCGCAATGCGTTCATAAGTGTCTCAAATTGCGGAATATTCAACTGCTGTTTTGCATCCGATAAAGCAACAGACGGTTCCGGGTGCACTTCCACCATGATTCCATCCGCTCCGACAGCAAGAGCTGCGCGCGCGATCGGCTCCATAATATCCTTCCGCCCGGTGGAGTGTGTGATGTCGACCAACACCGGCAAATGGCTTTCTTGTTTCAAGATCGGAACCGCAGAGATATCCAGCGTATTTCTTGTAGCTTTTTCATACGTGCGAATGCCCCGTTCACATAGAATGACCTGGTCATTGCCCCGTGACATGATATACTCTGCCGCATACAAGAATTCTTCAATGGTTGCAGACAATCCGCGTTTTAAAAGTACAGGTTTCTTAACAGCACCTACTACTTTTAGAAGTTCGAAGTTTTGCATGTTCCGCGCCCCGATTTGAATCACGTCTACATAATCGAGCGCCATTTCCACATCAGATGGGCTGACAATCTCACTAATGGCAAGCATGCCATAGCGATCGGACGTTTTGCGCAGCAGCTTCAATCCTTCTTCACCAAGACCTTGAAAGTCATATGGAGATGTGCGCGGCTTATATGCCCCACCACGCATTACCTGTATCCCTTGCTGCTGCAATCCTTGCCCGACCAACTCCATTTGCCGCTCATTCTCCACGGAACATGGACCAGCCACGACAACAGGCGCACCGCCTCCGAAACGAACATTTCCAATCGTGACAACCGTGTCTTCCTGGCGGCGTTTGCGGCTGACTAACAGCGGCTTTTTCTCCTGCTCTTCCTGCAAGCCAAGAGATGCCTGGAAAATCTGTTTAAACAAATAGCGGATCGTATTATCATCAAACGGACCCGGATTCTCTTTCACAAGCAGATCGAGCATTTGTTTTTCCCGCTCGGGATCGAATGCTTCGATTCCCTGCAAACGTTTCACTTGCCCAATCTCTTCAACAACACCGGCCCTTGCGTTTAACAACCGTAAAATATCGAAATTGATCTCATCGAGTTGGGTTCTCAACTTTTCTAACTGCTCTAAACTCATAGTTTCTCTCTCCTCCTGTTACTGAATAAACACCCAATTGCATACCATATGTCTTGTATATATTTTGTGGTTCCGGGCTTTGGAATTCTCCTTCCAAAGCCCGGATACACAGGCATACCGGAAATCGAATCCCGCTAGATTTGCTCCAATGCTTCAATCAAGCGTATATTTTCTTCTTGCGTCCCAACAGATACCCGAATCCACGTAGACAGCCCAAATGGCTCTCCGGATCGAATAATCACTCCAACCTTAAGCAACTGCTGGAACACTTCTTTTGATGGCCGCTTCGTATCCACGAGAATGAAGTTTGTCTGTGTCGGGATATACGTCAAACCTAAGCGTTCAAATGCCGAATACAACTGTTTCTTGCCAGACTCGTTCACTTCAATACTCGTTTGCACATGCTCGGTATCATCGAGCGCAGTAACAGCAGCAACTTGCGCAACTGTATTTACGTTAAAAGGTTCCCGAACCCGGTTGATCTCCTGGACAATTGACGGATCGGCAACCAAGTAACCGACCCTGAGGCCAGCCAATGCATACAGTTTCGAAAACGTATGCAGGACGACAACAGGATATCCTTCCCGAACAAAAGATAACCCATGCACCGCATCAGCAGCCGTCACATACTCATAGTACGCTTCATCCAATACGATCAATACACCTTCAGGAAGCTTCCGCATAAATGCAGCGAACGCTTCTTTCCGTATGTATGTTCCGGTTGGATTATTCGGTGTGCACAGATACACCATTTTCGTACGCGGCGTGATCGCTCGAAGAATCGCATCCAAATCATATTCAAATCCCTCTGCCAATGGAACATAATTGACACTCCCGTCCATCAATAAAGTGCCAAATACGTATTGGGAAAAAGATGGTGCAGGCATAACCACTTCATCCCCGGGATGAAGGAACGTTTCCGAAAGCATTTTGATCAATTCATCCGAACCGTTTCCTACCAGAATATGTTCAGGAGTCACATCATGTTTTTGTGCGATTGCCCGTTTTAATTCCGTACTGCCGCCGTCCGGATATCGATGCAGTTCACCTAATACGGATTGGATTGCTGCTTGCACCTTTTTGGAAGGGCCAATGGGATTTTCATTGGACGCAAGTTTCGCAACTTCCGAAAGTCCGTACTCTTCCTGTACTTCCCGGATCGGCTTGCCCGGAATGTACGGGGATAACTTTGTTACATTTTTTCTGACATTTTGTAAAATCTGCCGGCTCAAACGAATAGCCTCCCTTCTCTATTAAAAAAGCCGCCGCATCGCCAGTAACGAAGGGAAGCTCCGCAAGTTATAAAACGAATTCTCAATGTCTTGCCAAGCGACAAATAAGGAATAATGATTTTTATAGCATTCTATCATAAGAGTATTTAAGCAAACAATATATTTTTTCAACCAGGCTCATCCGAACGGCGGTCGACAGAATGATGGAAGGGATGTGCATTTGTAACGCCTGCCGCAATTACAAACTTCAAGGCATCCTCCACATGAATATCCAATACTTCCACCGATTCTTTTGGGACAATGATCGTAAAACCGGCGAGTTGAAAGCTTTGCGGAAGATAAACAGCAATCGAATCACAATACCGTTCCCCTAAAAAGGAGAGTTGCTCTGTTGTCACAAAACCGACCGCCTGCATGTCTGAACCCGGCAGTTTGACTAATACAACTTTGGAAAATGAACGCTTTTCGCCAACAAGGGATTGGATCGTATCTTTGATCATGCTGTACAAGCTTTTCACAAATGGAATGCGATTCATGATCGTATCCATGTATTCAAAAATTCTATGTGTAAACCAGGCAGTTGCCAGCCAGCCAATCACTGTTACGAGAAAAACCGTAACCAATAGTCCCAATCCCGGCAAATATTCCCCGTGAATTTCTTTGCGGATCCATCTGCCGAGAATACTGTCCAAAAAATTAAATAACTGAACGACGACATAGATTACAGTACAAACCGGCACAACTGTAATAATTCCATTGAGAAAATACTTCAGTAATCGTCTCATCCATTCCTCCAAAATATGCTATTTTCTTTTTTTACATTTCTAGTTTACCTTCTTGATTCAATTCAGTAAACTAATATTGAATGAATCGAACGTTGCGAAAAGGTTGTGTAAGGAAACGTGAATGGAATCGACAGCAAATCATTAGCCAATTTGTTAAAAATAGAGTTTCTGTCATTAGGACTGCCCGGTGATTCGAGCCAATCGTCTTCCCTGCCAGGCTCCACAGGAGGGCAAGGCTTTTCAGACATGCTTGCTTCCATTCTCGGGCCGACGGGCAGTATGGGTTCTGCGACACCAGCAGCGAACCAACTCTTGCAATCGCAAAACACATGGAGTGCATTGGCGCAAATGTCCTCGACACAATGGAACCCGCTCTCCTTCTTGCCAATCGGACAAGCGAGTGCAGTCAGGCAACCGCAACCGGCAGACCAATCGCTATCTACCAATCCTTCCCAATGGGACTCTGTTATAGAAAATGTATCCAATCGATACAATTTGCCTGTCAATCTGATTAAAAGTGTCATTGCCCAAGAATCAGGCTTTCAACCCGATGCAATATCGAAAGCAGGTGCTCAAGGACTCATGCAACTGATGCCGGCAACTGCCCGTGCATTGGGTGTGGACAATCCATTTGACCCCATGCAAAACATCGACGGCGGCACCCGCTATCTAAAACAGCTGCTGGACCGTTTTCACGGTCGGATCGATTTGGCGTTGGCTGCCTACAATGCAGGACCAGGCGCAGTAGAAATGTACGGAGGGATCCCTCCATATAAGGAAACGCAGTCCTATGTTGAAACTATTATGAACCGGGCCGGCTTGGCGTAAACACAGAGGAAGTTCCGCCTCTGCCGCGTGCCGCCGCAGCTTTCATGCAAATTCGGAAGCCTTTGCCAAGCAGAAGCCGGTCTTCTAAACAAAATAGAAACCGGTCGCGATGATGATATATGCACCTACTGCCATGGCCCCTTCCAGCCAGTTGGATTCCCCGTCCAATGACAAATACGTAATAAGAAATACGCTCAAAATCATGGACACCGTCTCTGGAACGGCAAATACAAAACTCATCGGGTGTCCGACGAGAAAACTTAAAAATATTAAAACGGGTGTAACGAACATGGCCACTTGCAGACTGCTGCCGACTGCGATCTCCAGGCTGATATCCATCCGATTTTTCCATGCCATGAACACAGCCGAACTATGTTCCGCCGCGTTGCCCACAATCGCCACCACAATTACACCGATGAACATCTGGCTCCAACCGAATACATGGGAAACATGTTCAATGGATTTTACCAAAAATTCACTTTCAAATCCAACGGCAATCGTTGCACCGCATAAAATGCCGATTGCTTTCGATAAACTCCATTCTGCATCTTCGTGCTCCATATCTTCCGTATAATTTAATAATTGCTTATGCGTAAAAAGTGAAAACAAAAGCCCGAGAATGTACAGCAATAGAGAAATGATCGCGACGGTAATCGAAAGGGCATGCGCAATTTCCGGCTTTTTAAATGTGAAGATCGACGGAATGACAAGTGCAACGATTACGCCAAGCACCATCATCGAAGCATTTGTCCCGGCGATGGTACGGTTAAAGGATTGTGTCGGATATTTAATCCCGCCGACAAAAAAACTTAACCCTGCAACCAACAACAAATTGCCGATAATGGAACCGGTAATAGACGCCTGTACGACTGACGTTAATCCGGCTTTGAGCGCAAAAAAGCTGATGATAAGCTCTACCGCGTTCCCAAATGTCGCATTTAACAATCCACCCAATCGCGGACCGCTATGAATGGCGATACTTTCTGTAGCTCTCCCCATGATTCCTGCCAATGGGATAATGACAGCACAGCTCAGAATGAACAGAATCGTATCGGAAACGCCCAACCAGGCGGCCGCTATACTTACCGGCAAAAGAATAAAAAGCAACAGGTTCAAAATTCGATTCATCGACATTCTCCATCCCAAACCGTTTTTTCAGAGCAATCAAAAACCACTTCAATAGTTTTTTCGAGTTTTCCATATGTATTCAATAATGAATCCGAAAAAAAACCCCAGAAAAAATCTGGGGAGTTTTTATGCGTTTATACCGTTCGATAGTTTTCACGATCAAGTTCTACGAAAGAGTTTCCGTGAAAGGTGCCGCCACCGTCAGAATCCTCGGAATTTTTCTGCTCTACGGGTTTGATCTCCATGCGTGTGACCCGCAAATTGTCCATCTCCGTTACTTTAAACTGATATCCCTCAACCGCGACCGATGAACCGATGTTTGGCGGTGTTTTGAATTGCGAGTACATCCAACCGCCAATCGTATCCACTTCTTCCGTGTCAAGGTTTAGATTCAGGTATTCATTCACTTCATCGATCAGCAATCGTGCATC
Above is a window of Fodinisporobacter ferrooxydans DNA encoding:
- a CDS encoding o-succinylbenzoate--CoA ligase — protein: MTHTIVPNWLRKRADLTPERPAVILHDNIVTFAELDKRAQSVARRLIRMGVHKGDHVALLFPNGLEIIELIHGLEYIGAVMVLLNTRLSAHELAWQIEDANVAHVLYDLSFLEKVQEIRQNHRLPHLAWRTVSEMMEHPETATEELQMEFDLDQTHTIIYTSGTTGYPKGVQLCYGNHWWSAIGSALNLGLHLDDRWLACVPMFHVSGLSILMRSVMYGIAMVVLESFDPKQVNDAIIRQHVTIVSVVSAMLKQMVDELEDSHRRYPETFRCMLLGGGPAPLPILEACKAFDIPIYQTYGMTETASQIVTLSPEYMLQKLGSAGKPLFQAQLQIVQDGEVQKPMQAGEILVKGPNVTKGYWNRADATAHVFTQGWLHTGDIGYLDEDGFLYVLDRRSDLIVSGGENIYPAELEAVLLSHPAILEAGVTGMEDPVWGKIPAAFVKIRPGQIIDEKELKTFCFGKLASYKIPKCFYSVVQLPRNASNKLLRRELLGLVDATGTRKI
- the menB gene encoding 1,4-dihydroxy-2-naphthoyl-CoA synthase, translating into MAVEWKAERTYEDILYETYNGIAKITINRPQVRNAFRPKTVVEMIDAFAYARDDSDIGVIILTGAGTEAFCSGGDQKVRGHGGYVGDDQIPRLNVLDLQRLIRVTPKPVIAMVAGYAIGGGHVLHVVCDLTIAADNAIFGQTGPKVGSFDAGYGAGYLARIVGHKKAREIWYLCRQYNAQEALDMGLVNTVVPLEKLEEETVKWCEEILEKSPTAIRFLKASFNADTDGLAGLQQFGGDATLLYYTTDEAKEGRDAFKEKRKPDFKQFPRFP
- the menH gene encoding 2-succinyl-6-hydroxy-2,4-cyclohexadiene-1-carboxylate synthase gives rise to the protein MICTVNGISLHVERYGNGPVLLVLHGFTGSMENWRPFVEAWQTSCHVVLVDIIGHGQSDKPADWTRYSMKRAVEDLRGLFAVLQIEKAHVLGYSMGGRLALSFAVAYPNLLESLILESSSPGLDNDIERQERKRRDDLLADRIERIGVPAFVQEWEKNPLFSSQQSLPEEVRLTIRAQRLQNDPIGLANSLRGMGTGAQPSWWEHLAHLEVPVLLATGELDTKFTGIATEVRSRLKDARHITVPECGHAVHVEQSKIFGTIVMEFLNKGGTKRGSGMESGTYI
- the menD gene encoding 2-succinyl-5-enolpyruvyl-6-hydroxy-3-cyclohexene-1-carboxylic-acid synthase; its protein translation is MTGNEAVSAYVAAFVDELVQSGVTNAVISPGSRSTPLSMAMAEHSNMRIWMHVDERSAGFFALGMAKAKRTAVVLVCSSGTAAANYYPAVVEAYQGRTPLIVCTADRPHELRDVGAPQAIQQIELYGSYVKWFVEMALPERTPEMLHYVRTAAARAAAVAKSGPQGPVHLNFPFREPLVPDFSSDTIWESGKRSMEPHTSYARALHGKRSLPSEQLDRLAGDLAATERGVIVCGPLDQPGFAEAVTRLAETLQFPIFADPLSQVRFGKHASDWVIDTYDTFLRDVETVRQFEPEIVLRFGAMPVSKAFLQYLKRFPNCRQMIVQEDEGWLEPTLLASDMIYTDPEHFCNEISMRCKTLRSRSVGVSHWSDQIFRVHAITRQVLIDELKLEHWHEGKILSELTRQLPEHGILYVGNSMPIRDLDTFGLFQDREIRVLANRGANGIDGVVSSALGASTCGQPLVLAIGDLSFFHDLNGLLAAKLHQLNATIVLVNNDGGGIFSFLPQAQSPAHFETLFGTPIGLNYRHVVEMYGGQFVSVQSFEQYRSELALSLSGTGLRVIEIKTDRGENVAQHRNVWQNASQALQSLRNEVPLP
- a CDS encoding isochorismate synthase encodes the protein MVTIEMREELYQVFLQGKERAKQLSKPILVSKITKIEPIDPLAFFLFGKQYFKGTRTFWADPEQEMVLVGIGSAYTLKSYSNRRFQDAERKWNAVVANCIVTPDLPAPAVGPVLLGGFTFDPARKQSSLWKNYAHSYLVVPKFLVTLAKDGQAWLTTNAYVHASDDITEAVESIHQMQQQIVQLRAFETDVDAQFYHVQEADRESWMQAVEQLAAEIRAQQLEKVVLARELRVHAAQYISIENVLHRLQEEQPLSYRFAIESDQDCFLGATPERLIKKQGNVCLSACLAGSIARGKTLEEDRQLGEQLLSDPKNRHEHHLVVAMIRSALEDMCEDVKVPEHPMLYRVRDIQHLYTPVVGIVKPDSSILSIVERLHPTPALGGFPKESALAKIRELEPFERGFYGAPVGWLDSQGNGEFAVAIRSGLLQKDEASLFAGCGIVGESDPESEYKETELKFKPMISALGGSWNDWK